A window of Bacillus sp. DX3.1 genomic DNA:
ATCCCTAATCAACCATTTTAATTTTCCTTTTCCATCTAAAATATTTTTCGATACCATACAGCCGCCTGCATTTTTGATAAATTCCGTCTTTAAGTAATCGGACATATTCTCTCACCCTTTCTGAGATTTCTTTTATGGTTTATTCCCTTTATATCTATGTAAACAACCTTTACTCCGTTTTCAACATTCGTGCACCATAAAATTTTTCATATCATCCTATACATACTTAGAACACATTGATTATTATTTAACTTGGATTCTTTAAACCTTGTATAAACAAACTAAAACTATCTGCAATTTTATACGTGTTTTCCTCTTCATTTGATTGTTCAAAATAAAATGCATGGTCCCAATAATAAACACCATAATGTTCTAAATCAGTAATTAAAACAATGAAACCCGAACCAGGATCATCGCCAATTATTAAACTCTTCGGTAACATATCTTCCTCAAACTCGTTATGCCAGCTTGCTAAATTGCAGCTCCTATCTAATTCTATTCCATATAAAACATCTAGAGGAATCTCTTCATTCAACTCTTTCACAAAAAAAGTACTGTACCTTACCTTTGCAGTACCACCATTATATTTCCCCAAAAAACTTCTATAATCTTCCGGTAGTGAAAATCCTAAATAATCTTCTAGAGTATCAATATCTTCCTCTGTTACCGTCCCAAAAGGGTTTATATTCATTTCTCTTACCCCTCATTCATCTTTTAACTTTTTGTATAATATGTTTGTTGCTTCATCTAACACTATGCCTTTAACTGTTATTATTCCTATACACTCTCATGGATAATTTTGAATTCACTATACTCAATTAATGCCTTAAATACATCACTTCCTCCATAAGGCCATGCATAGGGATAAAATTCAATTCTTCCAATATTGTTTGATGCCTTTTCACAAGATATTAGTTCATATTCTCCACAAGCAAACGCATCGATCATAGATTCAAAATCCCATGGGGTCACAAGCTTAGGATCTGTTAAACGTTCTTCTACAGGGGTTTGTTCCCATAAAATTCGGTAGTTATATAATTCTTTTTCAGTCGGCCACCAAAACTGTTTTAATACATCTTCTTCAAAATACTCTAACCACATAGAATCACTACAATCTATCATCTCTTTTTCTTTCTCTTCCTTCAGTTTGTAAAAAAATTCTCTTAGTTTCTGAAAATGGGCCTCTTTGTGTATTACAAACTCAAAATAACAATTCGTCATGTACTCACCCCTATATTTGTATGACCATGAAACTATATTTCCCTAAATTATAACATTCCATAATTTGATTATGGTATACTATCGCTTTATTAAAAAGTTATTTCCACTTAAAGATTTTTATTATGTACTTATTCCGTATAATAATAATAAGACTCCTACAAGAGTAAGAGTCTTATTCACATTATTTAGGTGTTAAAGTTAATCTTTTTCCGTCTATTCCTTCTGTACTAAGCCTAGTAACATGATAGCTTCCATTTACCCAATCTTCTCTTTGATCATGGTACCAATCACTTTTAAAATGTCCTGATTGCCCTGGTCCCACTATATGATAGCCATTAGACATATCCTTTGCGTCTATAACAAATCGCCAGGATGCTCCGTGATTCACAATGCCATCATCTCCATAACTTGCCGCTTGAACAGTAATATTACTTCCTCCAACTGGTACAGGTTTTTCACGATTGAAAAAGAATGCGAGCAAATCGGATGATTTTGAAATAGGATGAGTAAAGGAAAGTTGATGATATTCTCCCCACTTCCATTTCGTTACATCTGATCCATATTGTTTTTCAAGCTTCTTCATTACCTTTGAATAGGATGTATGTAAAACTTCTGTGAAGCCTCCATGTTTAGAGAACCACACACTGTTTTCTCCATTCATTTGTTTACGAATTAATTCATCAATGACTTGTTGTTTGCCCTCAAATAATTCCATTACATCCTTTGGTATTTCCTTTGAAAATAAAGTATTAGATATTTCTTTCATCAATAAATGAAAGATTAATGGCACAGCTTTATCTTTATTACCGTAAAAATCCCAATTTATTAACTCTTTTACCCCTTGATTGCTCAATTATGTAATTAGACTTATCCTATCTCTATTAGATAGTAGAATCGAATAGAGGAACTGGCATTACAAATTGCCAATCCTTTTTTTCTATATTCAGTTATGCATTGACAGCTTCACTCCATATATTAATATCATTTTCATCTAAAACTGCTTTAATTCCATCTTTTTCAAGCTTTTGAAAATCATCATATTCATCCTTCTCTCTTGGCTTCCAAAATATATAGCCCTCCTCATCCTTTTCGCCAACATATAAATACTGATCAATCTCTGTATCGAATGAAACCTGTGGGAAAGTTCCATTCCACTCGCTCCATTTCAATAGGTAACTTTCAAAATAACGCTTCATTATCGTTTTCAAAACTTATCGCCTCTTCAAAATTAAATTCGAAATCAATTCTTGTATGCTCTCTGAAATGGTTTCAAATGAACCGCTTTCAAAATCTTCTAATTTAACTTTTCCATCTTCATTATCAATAACAACTAACATTCCGTTACCTTCAATACCTATTGGGATATGATTCAATCTATCTTGGTGGTTATCCTTATAGCCCTTTAGCCGTTCTTTAAATGAATTGAATTCAATATTTGGCAATACAGCTTCTAATTCAATATAATAATTTTTATAAAAACCATTTAATTCAGCAAACCAATAGGAATTAAAATACACAATAACCGTTTGATGAAACTGAACACCCATTTCTTGTTCTAAACAAATAAAATTGTGTACTATATTTTTTTCTATTGGTTTCCATAGAATATAACCTTCATCATCTATTTCCCCTTCATAAAAAATAGGATTAACTTCTTCAAGAGCTGGTGTTTTTAATAAAAAATCTAAACCTTCGTGCGCTAATTTTATTCTTAACTTAAAGTATTGTTGCATTGCGTTCTTAATAGACACACATATTCCCCTTCATTTCGCTTAATTGTAGACCCTACAACATCGCTATTTTTTATTTATTTCCTTTCTACAAACCCATCATCAAAAATGGATTTGAATCTCTTCTTTAAATGCCTTATGTAAATATTCTTCAAAATTAGAAGCGATCCATTCTTGTTCACCTGTATCCATATAAACTCTTATAATTTCTACAGCTAGTAATTTACAACCAATTAGATTTCCTGCACCATCTATTCCAATTGCAGCAAATCCGCTTTCTTTAATGTACTTCCCGAAAGAAGTCCCCATCTTCAAGCGCGTGATGGGCGATAGCCAAGCGATAAGGTGGGGATGAATTTCGGTTAGGCATCGCCTAACTGACTTGTAAGAATAACCAATTATGATTGTGGTGCATACATTCAACATCCGATATATTCACTTGTTTATAAGATTTAGCAGGATTTTGTATATAATGGCCGTCCAAATCTTGCACATACACCATCTTCCCTGTAAATCCTGTCACAAATCCTATTTGTCCAAACGCTTTCACCTTATCACCTAGATACATTGTGCCTACATACGGTGTATTTTTATTATTTCTTTTCGCTGTTCTATTGATTGCCATTCTAATCTGTTCTTCCATCATGTTTCAAGTGAGACATTTACTCCTTATGAAGAAGAAAAGAGGGTTGAGTGAATATAAGTTATGGGGGAAATACCCAGTTTGAATAATAACAATTAATGTTAGTTTTAGAAGTATTTAACCATTTACAATTTCTCCACCATTCACGTGCAAAATTTGCCCTGATATGTAAGATGCATCATCGGAAGCCAAAAATACATAAGCAGGTGCCACTTCAAACGGTTGACCGGCTCGCTTCATAGGAACATGGTCTCCAAATGTGGCAATCCATTCTGGAGGTAAGGAAGATGGAATTAATGGAGTCCAAATTGGTCCTGGGGCCACACCATTAACTCGAATCCCTTGCGATGCCAGTGACAATGACAGCGAACGTGTAAATGAAACAATGGCTCCTTTAGATGCCGAGTAGTCAATTGCATCTTGATCTCCGTGATAGGCACTAAGGGATGTTGTATTTATTATGGAGCTCCCTGAATTCATGTATGGCAAAGCAGCTTTCGTCAAAATAAACTGCGAAAAAACATTTGTGTGAAAGGTGCTTGCTCGTTGATTCGAATCTACATCAAGTAGACTGTTCCTTATGTATAGTACACCGGCATTATTCACCAAAATGTCAATACGACCAAATTGGTGAATCGTTCGCATTACAGCTTGTTGGCAATGCTGCTCATACCCAATATCACCTGGAATGGTAATGCAACTACGGCCGTACTTTTTGACATAGAACTCCGTTTCTTTTGCATCACTGTGTTCATTTAGGTATGAGATTGCAATGTCTGCACCCTCTTTCGCGAAGGCTACAGCGACAGCTCTCCCAATTCCACTATCCCCACCAGTTATGAGCGCTACCTTATTTATAAGCTTACCGGCTGGTTTGTAATTGGGATCATCAAATATAGGTCTGGGTACCATTAATGATTCAATGCCAGGTTTATTTTGTTGCTGAGGCGGGAAGCCCATCACATACACCCCTCTCGGCATTTTTCTATAATGTATTATGATATTCAGGAAAATATATCCTTTTCAAAAAATTAAATAGAGGAAGTGAAGGTGTAAAAATGAGTTTTTTCTACAATATGAAGCAGCTGTAGGAAGTAGTAATTATAAGGGGTTATACCAATTTTCGATGAGAGAAAATTTAATATGAATGAACGCTTGCCTTTGAATAGACGAAAAATGACCGTCTTCTTTGCCATCAATACTTAGAATAACCTCTCTCTGCTCCAAACATGACGATATTTATTTGACCACTCCAATACAAATCAAAAGATATTTCACCAAATAAATCATCATTTAATTTCTTCAATATTCCTTACGCCTCCAGTTTTCATGCGTCTATACTGTCCAAATATTTATAAACACTATTCATTCTATTTATTAAGAAATTGATCTTAATTTCAGCGAATTCATCTTCCAAACACTTCTGCATCCTTTTAAAGACACTTCATTACATTACAAACGCGGTATACTTCGATAATAAAATACAATAAACAATATTATTCTCCTCACTCTTCATAAACAACCGCACCAGCAAAAACAATGTGTCCATTTCCAACAACGTTTGCTTCTTCAACAGCTTCGTTATGTTCAAAATCATAAACTCTAATCACTGCGTTATAACTCTCTAACATATGCTCACCATAATGTTCTATGAATTGAGATACAACTATTTCATTATAAGACGCACCTTCTAATAACAGCTGTAAAGAAGCAGTTGAAATATCAATAAACGTTCTTTCTAATAAGTCTTCATTGTAATCGATAAAATCAATTTGAAAATCTCTCATAAATTGTGATGGGATTCTATCTCCCTTTTCATCAAATTTTATTTCCACATACTTTTGCAACATTTCTTTACTCTTGAAATTCCCTAGCCATAGAGACATTACACCTGGATTTTCGATGTTAACCCTCCTCAAACTTTACATTTTATAAAAACTATTTAGGACTTTCATAAAATACATCAGGAGAGTCCTGTTAAACCAGGGGTTATTTTTTCTATTTTTGCCCAACTAAATAAGCATTCAATTTGCATTTGATTTCTACATTTAATTTTTAATAGTCCTTCTTCTTCAATAGCATTTATTTCAAATTGATGAATTATATTGTCTGTTCCCAAACCTTTTATTATTAAATCTTGAATACAATAAAAAGATATCTCTATATAAATTACATCCCATTTATTCCATCGCTTCGGTTTATTTTCAACAGGTTCCTTTGTCATGAATCGGATAACTAAGGTCGGACCATCTCTTCTAAGATGAACATCTAATAACTCTGATTCTTCAAACTCCGGTATCATTCCAAAAATACTTATAAGAGCTTGAGGATTTAAAATTTTAAGTTGATTAATCATGTTTATATGCCTTACTTTCTACTGTTTATTTTCTTTTCAAAATAATAATAGGTCTTCATCTCAAAATTCAGAGAAAAATAAATAGAGAAACATCATTTATGAAATCCCTAAAGATGAAGTACATCATCAATAAAATGCACATCTTTATTCAGTAAGATTTTCAATTTCCTCAGACCAAAATGTATTCTTTTCTAAAGCCTTTGAATCGATACGCTTTAATTCATTTTCAAACCAGATACGTACTGATTCAGGAATTTCATTCTCTAAAAAAGCAAATTCACCATTTAAGTGTATCGCTTCATCAATTAACTTAGAAAACAATAGAAGGCTTTCTGCAAATTGATGGATGGAAGAATTAATGAAGATTTCTTCATAATTGTTGTCATGATGTAAATAAACTACTTTGTCTGTTCTCTCATCAATACAAAGAGGATCTCCAGAACCGTTTGAACCTATTAACCAATAAAACTCAAAATCTATTGGCATGCCAAATTTTCGAGTTACATTCTGCATCAGTTCAGTTGGGTTATCAAACTCTATAAATGGAGCTGCCGATTTCGGAAGACCAGCTTCACTTAAAAACCGTCTCGTATCAATAGATAAATTTGTATGCTGTAACATATCTCCATCCAATTTATTTAATGGCCCGTCCTTTTTTTCATTCCATCTATCACAAAATTCTTTAGGCGAAATCATCTAAATACCTCTTTCCTTTTTTCATCCCATAATTTACTCCTGCATATCCTCTTCATCTTTATAAGTTCTAATCTTTTTGAAAAAGATTTATTTCTTCATTCCAAAAAGTATTATAATTAAGACAATCCCCATCGATTTCAATTAACTTTTCTGTGATAACTTCTAAATCTTCCTTCTTACATTTTCTATTCAAATATGCATGTCTACCATTCACTTCTTTTATTCTCTTTATAAACTCACTATATTCCAAAATACATTCAGCTAATTGTGGTATGGATTGATTTACATATACTTCTTCCATTGTTTCATGATCTATACATACGACTATTCCTAAAGGCTCTTTAATGGATAAAATATTTCCTTCACCTGTAAATCCTAAATATATATACCTCTCATAACTTGCATCTAAATTATATTTTTCCTTTAAGCTTAATAAGCTACCTTTATTTGTTGATTCAAAATTCAAAAATGGTGCTGCAGATTCAGGCAATCCAGCTTTTAATAAAAAATGTTTACATGCTACAGGTATATCTAAATTTTTGAATTTATCTTCTTCATAATGAACGAATGGATATACTTTTTGGTTCCATCTTTTTCGAAATTCATTGGGGTTCATCAATTTAAGCCTTTCCTTCCATACAAATGTAGCTTTTCGTCTAGCAATATTACTTCTCTTCCATTCGATTAAAAATAATCATTTCCTTAATCGCGAATTCAAGCCACTCCCAAAAATCACCGAATTCCTTCCTCTGTTCAAATCCTTCCGTAGCGAAGTCATGAATCACTTGAACCTTTTGTCCTTTTCCAAATTCAAAGCAGGCAATATCATCATTATCATCTCTTCTAGCAAAAGGAACTAATTTTCGATTTGGATACCTTTCTTTCAAATCAAGAAAGCGTCTAGTTGCTTGTGCTGATTCCATCATATACCATAAATCAAAATCAACTAAATGTAATTCAATTGCTTTTTTATATGATTCTGGATATTCAAACCCATCTATCTTAATAAAATAGCTACCCACTCAAATTCCCGCTTTCTAATTTATTTTGAGCAAAACAATGATAAAGCTTTTCTACTACTCGTTTACCTTCAAATACTTCCTCTTCAGCACGAAAGAGAATACATCGCGTTATTCTGCTGAAGGATTATAATCAATCTCTACTTTTTCAAGACCTTCCAATACTTTATGTATTCTATTAGATAAATCTCTTATTTCTTCTTGAGTTAATTCCCCCACTGCGTCTAGTGGATTAAACTTGCTTAATCTCTTTGTTATACCTTTTATATATCCAATAAAAACTTTATCATGAGTTAACAATATTTCACCTACAGCTGTATCAGCAATAACGTCTTCTATTTTCCCTAGATTTATATATTCATCAGCAGCCCTTGCTATTGCATATCTATAGCCTCTATTTAATATTAAAAAATCATTATAGGCTTCTTTGATGTCTTCAAACAATTCGTTATATTCCCAGTCTTCCATTTCAGATTCCTCCATTAGACATTCATTATCATGGTAAATTTGAATCAATAGTTTAGAACTACAAAAGAATCTATATTATTGTATATATAATTAACCTTCACCTTCATATAAACTATCTAAAAACCCATTAAAACTATCCGCAAGAAAGAACATATTATCCATTTCTTCAGTAGATTCTAGATCATGAATCCAAAGGTATATTTTCTCATAATATATTCCATCTATGCCCAAACATATCTGATTACCCCCAGAATCATCTCCTATTGATAAAAAACAATCGGGTATTTCACCATTTAAAGAGTCAAAAACATTTGCTAAATCATCATAGGATTCATTTATATCTATGCCATATAATGTATTTACCACACTCTCTCCCTCTTTTTTAGAAATCTTGAAAACATTTGGTTTTACATTACCACCGTTAAATTCAAGTAAAAATTCTCGATATTGCCTAGGGATTTTAATATCGTGTTCTGCTTCAAATTTTTCTATGTTTTTTAGAGAAGTTTTTTTATGTGAACTATTTATAATCGTCATATTCATTCTCCTTTATATATATTTCTCGCATAACTTTGTGATTGTCTACCACTAAATCTTATAATCTTCTCGCTTTTCAAATCATAAAAAAACTTGAAAGACTTTATTCAATCAAGCTTTTTACTGTTGTTTATTTAAAGTTTTCGAACGGCTATGTTAGTCCATCATAAGCATCTCCGAGTAATACAAAATCACTCTGCATCCAATACTTCCCCTTATTATGTATAAGTCTTTCAAGTAGATCAGTAAACGATGTTGCAATGATTTGTGACTCCCCTACAATTCCATGACGATCAAAGAAGCTATCATAACATTTCCCCAGTCTATTTTGATTCAGGTCGATTGTTAAGTATTCCTCTTTTCCATCATTACATATAATGTACCAACTTGAAGTAATATCCTCTTCGCACAGCTCACCTATTATTACTGGATTTGCTAAAATAAATCCCCTTGGAGAGACAATATAAACTGGATACTCTTCATTCTCAAACAAAACTATCCCTCCGCAAAGACTGTAAAACTCCTTTACATCCTCAGGTAGAATATGCTTCTTCTCGTCAATTATCGGTAATCCTGCAGGCTCAAGGACACGACAATCCGATAAAGACTCTATTTGTGCAATGAGTTGACTCATTTTTTTCATTTCTATGACTCCTAAAGTTATATTCTCATTAGCAAATTTGAGTGCACTTTTACGGCATCGAATAGTTTTTAGTAAAACTACTTCCTTCCAGCCTCTTCCTAAATCCTATGGAATATAGGAACCATAGCACCGCCACTCAAATTTCTTTTATACAGTTTCAATTCACTTCATTGCTTGCGGAATGATGTAAAATAAAATCAACCTTTTCCGCAA
This region includes:
- a CDS encoding SUKH-4 family immunity protein, with protein sequence MISPKEFCDRWNEKKDGPLNKLDGDMLQHTNLSIDTRRFLSEAGLPKSAAPFIEFDNPTELMQNVTRKFGMPIDFEFYWLIGSNGSGDPLCIDERTDKVVYLHHDNNYEEIFINSSIHQFAESLLLFSKLIDEAIHLNGEFAFLENEIPESVRIWFENELKRIDSKALEKNTFWSEEIENLTE
- a CDS encoding Imm3 family immunity protein, yielding MEDWEYNELFEDIKEAYNDFLILNRGYRYAIARAADEYINLGKIEDVIADTAVGEILLTHDKVFIGYIKGITKRLSKFNPLDAVGELTQEEIRDLSNRIHKVLEGLEKVEIDYNPSAE
- a CDS encoding SecY-interacting protein Syd, producing the protein MSIKNAMQQYFKLRIKLAHEGLDFLLKTPALEEVNPIFYEGEIDDEGYILWKPIEKNIVHNFICLEQEMGVQFHQTVIVYFNSYWFAELNGFYKNYYIELEAVLPNIEFNSFKERLKGYKDNHQDRLNHIPIGIEGNGMLVVIDNEDGKVKLEDFESGSFETISESIQELISNLILKRR
- a CDS encoding immunity 22 family protein, translating into MENPGVMSLWLGNFKSKEMLQKYVEIKFDEKGDRIPSQFMRDFQIDFIDYNEDLLERTFIDISTASLQLLLEGASYNEIVVSQFIEHYGEHMLESYNAVIRVYDFEHNEAVEEANVVGNGHIVFAGAVVYEE
- a CDS encoding SUKH-4 family immunity protein, translated to MNPNEFRKRWNQKVYPFVHYEEDKFKNLDIPVACKHFLLKAGLPESAAPFLNFESTNKGSLLSLKEKYNLDASYERYIYLGFTGEGNILSIKEPLGIVVCIDHETMEEVYVNQSIPQLAECILEYSEFIKRIKEVNGRHAYLNRKCKKEDLEVITEKLIEIDGDCLNYNTFWNEEINLFQKD
- a CDS encoding SecY-interacting protein Syd, whose protein sequence is MKTIMKRYFESYLLKWSEWNGTFPQVSFDTEIDQYLYVGEKDEEGYIFWKPREKDEYDDFQKLEKDGIKAVLDENDINIWSEAVNA
- a CDS encoding SDR family oxidoreductase, producing the protein MGFPPQQQNKPGIESLMVPRPIFDDPNYKPAGKLINKVALITGGDSGIGRAVAVAFAKEGADIAISYLNEHSDAKETEFYVKKYGRSCITIPGDIGYEQHCQQAVMRTIHQFGRIDILVNNAGVLYIRNSLLDVDSNQRASTFHTNVFSQFILTKAALPYMNSGSSIINTTSLSAYHGDQDAIDYSASKGAIVSFTRSLSLSLASQGIRVNGVAPGPIWTPLIPSSLPPEWIATFGDHVPMKRAGQPFEVAPAYVFLASDDASYISGQILHVNGGEIVNG
- a CDS encoding SMI1/KNR4 family protein → MKKMSQLIAQIESLSDCRVLEPAGLPIIDEKKHILPEDVKEFYSLCGGIVLFENEEYPVYIVSPRGFILANPVIIGELCEEDITSSWYIICNDGKEEYLTIDLNQNRLGKCYDSFFDRHGIVGESQIIATSFTDLLERLIHNKGKYWMQSDFVLLGDAYDGLT
- a CDS encoding SMI1/KNR4 family protein, with the protein product MTIINSSHKKTSLKNIEKFEAEHDIKIPRQYREFLLEFNGGNVKPNVFKISKKEGESVVNTLYGIDINESYDDLANVFDSLNGEIPDCFLSIGDDSGGNQICLGIDGIYYEKIYLWIHDLESTEEMDNMFFLADSFNGFLDSLYEGEG
- a CDS encoding SMI1/KNR4 family protein, whose protein sequence is MNINPFGTVTEEDIDTLEDYLGFSLPEDYRSFLGKYNGGTAKVRYSTFFVKELNEEIPLDVLYGIELDRSCNLASWHNEFEEDMLPKSLIIGDDPGSGFIVLITDLEHYGVYYWDHAFYFEQSNEEENTYKIADSFSLFIQGLKNPS
- a CDS encoding immunity 50 family protein, yielding MINQLKILNPQALISIFGMIPEFEESELLDVHLRRDGPTLVIRFMTKEPVENKPKRWNKWDVIYIEISFYCIQDLIIKGLGTDNIIHQFEINAIEEEGLLKIKCRNQMQIECLFSWAKIEKITPGLTGLS